In the Podospora bellae-mahoneyi strain CBS 112042 chromosome 4, whole genome shotgun sequence genome, one interval contains:
- a CDS encoding hypothetical protein (EggNog:ENOG503P91C; COG:S) — protein MIAIKSILALLALGTASILAAPAASIKFSPRQSNEVSVFACTEARFTGECRMLATPAEQCFNIDPAWNDVISSIQNLERDRFKCKWFEHQNCEGKEYKNQDDADLTDGNGFFDDRITSWFCERK, from the exons GCCATCAAGTCcatccttgccctccttgccctcggcACTGCCTCTATTCTTGCAGCTCCTGCTGCAAGCATCAAGTTCTCGCCTCGTCAGAGTAACGAGGTTTCCGTCTTTGCCTGTACTGAGGCACGCTTCACCGGAGAGTGTCGCATGCTGGCAACACCGGCCGAACAATGCT TCAACATTGACCCGGCCTGGAACGACGTTATCAGCTCCATCCAGAATCTCGAGAGAGACAGGTTCAAGTGCAAGTGGTTTGA GCACCAGAACTGCGAAGGAAAGGAGTACAAGAACCAGGATGATGCCGATCTGACGGATGGGAACGGCTTTTTCGATGATCGCATTACTTCTTGGTTTTGCGAGAGGAAGTGA
- the EG1 gene encoding Endoglucanase EG-1 (EggNog:ENOG503NZ99; COG:G; CAZy:GH7) — protein MSSLATLLTAGLTLSGLAVAQKPGPTKEVHPKITTYRCSKKHGCKPQTNYIVLDSLAHPVYQAAAPQYGCGDWGQKPNATACPTKEACAKNCIMDGVSDYSAYGVTTNETALTLEHILPNGKFVSPRVYLLDKSKQKYEMLKLTGNEFTFDVDATRLPCGMNSALYLSEMPADGNKSKLNKGGAYYGTGYCDAQCFTTPFIGGEGNIEGKGSCCNEMDIWEANSRATHVAPHTCNKPGLYLCEGEECGGTKAGVCDKPGCGWNPYRVNVTDYYGNSDEFKVDTRRPFTVITQFPADKNGKLTSIKRFYQQDGKTIETYSVDVDGLPKVDGLNDEFCAATGAERFLELGAHKGMGEAMTRGMVLAMSIWWDEGGFMNWLDSGEAGPCAPTDGDPKNIVKVEPFPVVTYNNMRWGEIGSTFKDEKEGKGKGKGKHRRSIQ, from the exons ATGTCCTCCCTCGCCACTCTTCTCACGGCCGGCCTCACCCTCAGCGGGTTGGCTGTTGCCCAAAAGCCCGGTCCCACCAAGGAGGTGCACCCCAAGATCACCACCTACCGCTGCAGCAAGAAGCACGGCTGCAAGCCCCAGACCAACTACATCGTCCTCGATTCGCTTGCTCACCCCGTCTaccaggctgctgctcctcagTATGGCTGCGGTGACTGGGGCCAGAAGCCCAACGCCACCGCCTGCCCTACTAAGGAGGCCTGCGCGAAAAACTGCATCATGGACGGTGTCTCCGACTACTCGGCCTACGGTGTCACGACCAATGAGACGGCCCTGACTCTCGAGCACATTCTCCCCAACGGAAAGTTTGTCAGCCCAAGAGTCTACCTTTTGGACAAGAGCAAGCAGAAGTATGAGATGCTCAAGCTCACCGGCAACGAGTTCACCTTCGACGTCGACGCCACCCGCCTTCCTTGCGGCATGAACTCCGCTCTGTATCTGAGCGAGATGCCCGCCGATGGCAACAAGAGCAAGCTCAACAAGGGCGGTGCTTACTACGGCACTGGTTACTGCGACGCTCAGTGCTTTACCACCCCCTtcattggtggtgag GGCAACATCGAAGGCAAGGGCTCCTGCTGCAACGAGATGGACATTTGGGAGGCCAACTCCCGCGCCACCCACGTCGCGCCCCACACGTGCAACAAGCCCGGCCTCTACCTCTGCGAAGGCGAGGAGTGCGGCGGCACCAAGGCCGGTGTCTGCGACAAGCCCGGCTGCGGGTGGAACCCCTACCGCGTCAACGTGACCGACTACTACGGCAACTCGGACGAGTTCAAGGTCGACACCCGCCGCCCTTTCACCGTCATCACCCAGTTCCCCGCCGACAAGAACGGCAAGCTCACCTCCATCAAGAGGTTCTATCAGCAAGATGGCAAGACCATTGAGACCTACTCGGTTGACGTCGATGGTCTCCCCAAGGTCGACGGTTTGAACGACGAGTTCTGCGCCGCTACTGGTGCCGAGAGGTTCCTCGAGCTGGGCGCCCACAAGGGCATGGGCGAGGCGATGACGAGGGGTATGGTTCTTGCTATGAGCATCTGGTGGGACGAGGGCGGTTTCATGAACTGGCTCGACAGCGGCGAGGCTGGGCCGTGCGCACCTACTGATGGTGACCCGAAGAATATTGTCAAGGTTGAGCCCTTCCCCGTTGTCACTTATAACAACATGAGGTGGGGTGAGATTGGCTCTACAttcaaggatgagaaggaaggcaagggcaagggcaagggcaagcaCAGACGCTCGATTCAGTAG